A region of Bacteroidota bacterium DNA encodes the following proteins:
- the rpsQ gene encoding 30S ribosomal protein S17: MEPKDTTAPEAGTAAEPVVDATETPNTAVEDDAPVAAEAPAPAPVAPAPVMAPAADETKEDAPKSRNARKERIGLVVSDKMDKTITVAVQRQVKHPIYGKIIKKTTKLKAHDATNNAGEGDTVRIRETRPMSKTKRWMLVEVLERRR, from the coding sequence ATGGAACCGAAAGACACTACTGCTCCCGAAGCAGGCACGGCCGCTGAGCCGGTAGTCGACGCCACCGAGACGCCGAACACGGCGGTCGAGGACGACGCCCCTGTTGCCGCTGAAGCACCGGCCCCCGCGCCGGTCGCCCCCGCGCCGGTCATGGCCCCGGCTGCTGACGAGACGAAAGAGGACGCGCCCAAGAGCCGCAACGCGCGCAAGGAGCGTATCGGCCTTGTCGTCTCCGACAAGATGGACAAGACCATCACCGTCGCCGTGCAGCGCCAGGTCAAGCACCCGATCTACGGCAAGATCATCAAGAAGACGACCAAGCTGAAGGCGCACGACGCGACGAACAACGCCGGCGAAGGCGACACCGTCCGCATCCGCGAGACGCGCCCCATGTCGAAGACGAAGCGTTGGATGCTCGTCGAAGTTCTCGAACGCCGCCGCTAA
- the rpsC gene encoding 30S ribosomal protein S3, translated as MGQKIHPTGFRLGVIRGWESNWYEDGSYRDKIVEDEEIRRYLQARLKRAGLARIVIERTPKRVILTLHTSRPGVVIGRGGAEVEKLRQELRKLTDKDIQINISEIKRPELDAQLVADNIAQQLEGRISYRRAMKQAMGAAMRMGAEGIRIKLAGRLGGAEMGRVEQYLEGRVPLHTIRADIDYAEGTAYTIYGTCGVKVWIYRGEILGKPDLSPNVQQQRAQSQPAPPDRRRDRGGRGGRDGGRGGRDGGRGRGGRGGNRS; from the coding sequence ATGGGTCAGAAAATCCACCCCACCGGCTTCCGTCTCGGCGTGATCCGCGGCTGGGAGTCCAACTGGTACGAAGACGGTTCTTACCGCGACAAGATTGTCGAAGACGAGGAGATTCGTCGCTACCTCCAGGCGCGCCTCAAGCGTGCTGGCCTAGCGCGCATCGTTATCGAGCGCACGCCGAAGCGCGTCATCCTGACGCTCCACACGAGTCGTCCGGGCGTCGTGATCGGCCGCGGCGGTGCCGAAGTCGAGAAGCTGCGCCAGGAACTGCGCAAGCTCACCGACAAGGACATCCAGATTAACATCAGCGAGATCAAGCGTCCGGAGCTTGACGCCCAGCTGGTCGCGGACAACATCGCGCAGCAGCTCGAAGGCCGCATCTCCTACCGCCGCGCGATGAAGCAGGCGATGGGCGCGGCAATGCGCATGGGTGCCGAGGGCATCCGCATCAAGCTCGCAGGCCGCCTCGGCGGTGCGGAGATGGGCCGCGTCGAGCAGTATCTCGAAGGCCGCGTGCCGCTCCACACCATCCGCGCTGACATTGACTACGCGGAGGGCACGGCCTACACGATCTACGGCACCTGCGGTGTCAAGGTCTGGATCTACCGGGGCGAGATCCTCGGCAAGCCCGACCTTAGCCCGAACGTGCAGCAGCAGCGCGCGCAGTCGCAGCCAGCCCCGCCGGATCGTCGTCGTGACCGTGGTGGTCGTGGCGGTCGCGATGGAGGCCGCGGCGGACGCGACGGTGGCCGTGGTCGCGGCGGCCGTGGCGGCAACCGCTCCTAA
- the rplP gene encoding 50S ribosomal protein L16: MLMPKRTKYRKMQKGRMKGNAQRGTRVDFGDFGIKALEAGWITSRQIEAARISMTRRMKRVGKVWIRIFPDKPITKKPAETRMGKGKGSPEYWVAVVKPGRILFEIGGIDEETGREAMRLAIQKLPIKCKIVVRPAYEAEKNA; this comes from the coding sequence ATGTTAATGCCTAAGCGGACGAAGTACCGCAAGATGCAGAAGGGCCGCATGAAGGGCAACGCCCAGCGCGGCACCCGCGTCGACTTCGGCGACTTCGGCATCAAGGCCCTCGAAGCGGGCTGGATCACGAGCCGCCAGATCGAGGCCGCCCGTATCTCGATGACGCGCCGCATGAAGCGTGTCGGCAAGGTGTGGATCCGCATCTTCCCCGACAAGCCGATCACGAAGAAGCCTGCCGAGACCCGCATGGGTAAGGGCAAGGGCTCGCCCGAGTACTGGGTGGCCGTCGTGAAGCCCGGCCGCATCCTGTTCGAGATCGGCGGCATCGACGAAGAGACCGGTCGCGAGGCCATGCGCCTGGCGATCCAGAAGCTGCCGATCAAGTGCAAGATCGTCGTGCGCCCCGCCTACGAGGCCGAGAAGAACGCCTAA
- the rpsJ gene encoding 30S ribosomal protein S10 — MASQKIRIKLKSYDHTLVDKSAEKIIKTVKSTGAVVSGPIPLPTEKAIYTVLRGPHVDKKSRDQFEHRSHKRLIDILSTSSKTVDALMKLELPSGVDVEIKV, encoded by the coding sequence ATGGCTAGCCAGAAAATCCGAATCAAGCTCAAGTCGTACGACCACACGCTGGTCGACAAGAGCGCCGAGAAGATCATCAAGACGGTGAAGTCCACCGGCGCGGTGGTGAGCGGCCCGATCCCGCTCCCGACCGAGAAAGCGATCTACACGGTGCTCCGCGGCCCGCACGTCGACAAGAAGAGCCGTGACCAGTTCGAGCACCGCTCGCACAAGCGTCTCATCGACATCCTCTCGACCTCGTCGAAGACCGTGGATGCGCTGATGAAGCTCGAACTCCCTAGCGGCGTCGACGTCGAGATCAAGGTCTGA
- the rpmC gene encoding 50S ribosomal protein L29, which yields MKPKDIRELSAAEIQQRITEEQQAIRDLTFRHTITPLDDPLTLRRKRREVARLKTILKEKSA from the coding sequence ATGAAGCCCAAAGACATCCGCGAGCTGTCTGCTGCTGAAATCCAGCAGCGCATCACCGAGGAGCAGCAGGCCATCCGGGACCTCACGTTCCGGCACACCATCACGCCCCTCGACGATCCGCTCACGCTGCGCCGCAAGCGCCGTGAGGTCGCTCGCCTCAAGACCATCCTCAAGGAGAAGAGCGCCTGA
- the rplC gene encoding 50S ribosomal protein L3, which translates to MSGLIGKKLGMTSVFDDAGNNQICTVIELGPNVVTQIRTLETDGYSAVQLGFGTKKAKRTTKALQGHFEKAGLDDYPRRVVEFRDHSGAGEYGLGDAVTVDAIFEEGDTVNVVGTSKGKGFQGVVKRHGFSGVNDQTHGQHNRQRAPGSIGQASDPAKVFKGIKMHGRTGGDRVTVKNLRVIRVMADKNLLLVKGAVPGHKNGIVEIHKVQR; encoded by the coding sequence ATGAGCGGCCTCATCGGCAAAAAGCTCGGCATGACGAGCGTCTTCGATGACGCGGGCAACAACCAGATTTGCACCGTCATCGAACTCGGTCCGAACGTCGTGACCCAGATCCGCACGCTTGAGACGGACGGCTACAGCGCCGTCCAGCTCGGCTTCGGCACCAAGAAGGCCAAGCGCACGACGAAGGCGCTCCAGGGCCACTTCGAGAAAGCCGGCCTGGACGACTACCCGCGCCGCGTCGTGGAATTCCGCGACCACTCAGGCGCGGGCGAGTACGGCCTCGGCGACGCGGTCACGGTCGACGCGATCTTCGAAGAAGGCGACACGGTCAACGTGGTCGGCACCTCGAAGGGCAAAGGCTTCCAGGGCGTCGTGAAGCGCCACGGCTTCAGCGGGGTCAACGACCAGACGCACGGCCAGCACAACCGCCAGCGCGCGCCCGGCTCCATCGGCCAGGCGTCGGACCCGGCGAAGGTCTTCAAGGGCATCAAGATGCACGGCCGCACCGGCGGCGACCGCGTCACGGTCAAGAACCTTCGCGTGATCCGTGTGATGGCCGACAAGAACCTGCTGCTCGTCAAGGGTGCGGTTCCCGGCCACAAGAACGGCATCGTAGAAATCCACAAAGTCCAGCGATAA
- the rplN gene encoding 50S ribosomal protein L14, with product MIQQESRLNVADNSGAKEVLCIRVLGGSGRRYARVGDKIVVTVKSAIPGGNVKKGQVSRAVVVRTKKEYRRKDGSYIRFDENAAVLLNDADEPRGTRIFGPVARELREKEFMRIVSLAPEVL from the coding sequence ATGATCCAGCAAGAATCTCGACTCAACGTCGCGGACAACTCGGGGGCAAAAGAAGTCCTCTGCATCCGCGTCCTCGGCGGCTCAGGTCGCCGCTACGCCCGCGTGGGCGACAAGATCGTCGTGACCGTGAAGTCGGCCATTCCCGGCGGCAACGTGAAGAAGGGGCAGGTGTCCCGCGCCGTGGTCGTTCGCACGAAGAAGGAATACCGTCGCAAGGACGGCTCGTACATCCGCTTCGACGAGAACGCCGCCGTGCTCCTCAACGACGCCGACGAGCCCCGCGGCACCCGCATCTTCGGGCCCGTCGCCCGCGAGCTCCGCGAGAAGGAGTTCATGCGCATCGTCTCCCTCGCCCCCGAAGTCCTCTAA
- the rplD gene encoding 50S ribosomal protein L4, protein MKLPVYSRSGAETGREVELDAEIYEVEPNDHVIWLDVRSIQAAGRQGTHKTKERSEVAKSTRKLYRQKGTGNARAGDAKSPTRRGGGTIFGPRPHKYSVGVNRKTKQRARRSAFAYKLQDEALRIVEDFTLDVPKTKEIAAFTAALDVAGRKVLLLTKESDQTLYRAGRNLPKFDVKPATEASTLDVMNAQVVLIQEGAVEGLTAALTPTKKHAEAA, encoded by the coding sequence ATGAAACTCCCCGTTTACTCCCGATCCGGTGCTGAGACCGGCCGCGAGGTCGAGCTGGACGCTGAGATCTACGAGGTCGAGCCGAACGACCACGTCATCTGGCTCGACGTCCGCTCGATCCAGGCGGCAGGCCGCCAGGGCACCCACAAGACCAAAGAACGCAGCGAAGTCGCCAAGTCGACCCGCAAGCTCTACCGCCAGAAAGGCACCGGCAACGCCCGTGCTGGCGACGCCAAGAGCCCGACGCGTCGCGGCGGTGGCACCATCTTCGGGCCCCGTCCGCACAAGTACTCCGTCGGCGTGAACCGCAAGACGAAGCAGCGTGCGCGCCGCTCGGCCTTCGCATACAAGCTCCAGGACGAAGCGCTCCGCATCGTCGAGGACTTCACGCTCGACGTGCCCAAGACGAAAGAGATAGCCGCTTTCACCGCCGCGCTCGACGTGGCCGGCCGGAAGGTGCTACTCCTCACGAAGGAGTCTGACCAGACGCTCTACCGCGCTGGCCGCAACCTGCCCAAGTTTGACGTTAAGCCCGCTACCGAGGCGTCCACGCTCGACGTGATGAACGCGCAGGTCGTCCTGATTCAGGAAGGCGCTGTCGAAGGGCTCACCGCCGCGCTCACCCCGACCAAGAAGCACGCCGAAGCTGCCTAA
- the rplB gene encoding 50S ribosomal protein L2: MAIRKLKPNTPGQRQRSVAAFDEITKSKPEKSLLAPLKKKGGRNNNGRITTRHQGGGHKRRYRIIDFKRDKMGIPAKVASVEYDPNRSARIALLVYADGEKRYIIAPDKIQVGMTVMNGPDAPPELGNCLPLKNLPLGTTVHAIEMKPGRGAQLARSAGTSAQLTAREGKYATLKMPSGEVRMVPVDCMATVGVASNPDHMNIEIGKAGRKRWLGVRPKTRGVAMNPIDHPMGGGEGKASGGHPKSPTGVPAKGYKTRSKKKASNKLIVRKRGKRR; this comes from the coding sequence ATGGCGATTCGCAAGCTCAAGCCGAATACCCCCGGCCAGCGTCAGCGCAGCGTCGCCGCCTTCGACGAGATCACCAAGTCGAAGCCGGAGAAGAGCCTGCTCGCGCCCCTCAAGAAGAAGGGCGGACGCAACAACAACGGGCGCATCACGACCCGGCACCAGGGCGGCGGCCACAAGCGCCGCTACCGCATCATCGACTTCAAGCGCGACAAGATGGGCATCCCCGCCAAGGTCGCGTCGGTCGAGTACGACCCGAACCGCTCGGCGCGCATCGCGCTGCTGGTCTACGCCGACGGTGAAAAGCGCTACATCATCGCGCCCGACAAGATCCAGGTCGGCATGACGGTGATGAACGGGCCGGACGCCCCGCCGGAACTCGGCAACTGCCTCCCGCTCAAGAATCTGCCGCTCGGTACGACGGTCCACGCCATCGAGATGAAGCCGGGCCGTGGTGCTCAGCTTGCTCGCTCGGCGGGCACGTCGGCGCAGCTCACGGCGCGCGAAGGCAAGTACGCCACGCTCAAGATGCCGTCGGGCGAAGTCCGCATGGTGCCGGTCGACTGCATGGCCACCGTTGGCGTCGCATCGAACCCGGACCACATGAACATCGAGATCGGCAAAGCCGGTCGCAAGCGCTGGCTCGGCGTCCGTCCGAAGACGCGCGGTGTGGCCATGAACCCGATCGACCACCCGATGGGTGGTGGTGAAGGCAAGGCCTCCGGTGGTCACCCGAAGAGCCCGACCGGCGTGCCGGCGAAGGGCTACAAGACGCGCTCGAAGAAGAAGGCGTCCAACAAGCTCATCGTCCGTAAGCGCGGCAAGCGCCGGTAG
- the rpsS gene encoding 30S ribosomal protein S19, which yields MARSLRKGPFVHYKLARKVDAMNEGGGKKKVIKTWSRASMITPDMIGLTIAVHNGKQFIPVYVTENMIGHKLGEFSPTRTYRGHAADKKDKRRR from the coding sequence ATGGCTCGTTCCCTACGTAAAGGCCCCTTTGTCCACTACAAGCTCGCCCGCAAGGTCGACGCGATGAACGAGGGCGGCGGCAAAAAGAAGGTCATCAAGACCTGGAGCCGCGCCTCGATGATCACGCCGGACATGATCGGCCTCACCATCGCCGTGCACAACGGCAAGCAGTTCATCCCGGTCTACGTGACCGAGAACATGATCGGCCACAAGCTCGGCGAGTTCTCGCCGACCCGCACCTACCGCGGACACGCCGCCGACAAGAAAGACAAGCGCCGCCGATAG
- the tuf gene encoding elongation factor Tu — protein MAKETFQRTKPHVNVGTIGHVDHGKTTLTAAITKVLAEAQGGTAMNFEDIDNAPEERERGITIATAHVEYETDNRHYAHVDCPGHADYVKNMVTGAAQMDGAILVVAATDGPMPQTREHILLARQVGVPSLVVFLNKADLVDDEELLELVEMEVRELLSQYEFPGDDIPVIRGSALGALNGEDQWVATVNELMASVDDYIPTPERDEDKPFLMPVEDVFSITGRGTVVTGRAERGVLKVGETVEIVGMQEEKLTTTVTGIEMFRKLLDQVQAGDNAGILLRGTKKDEVQRGMVVCKPGSIKPHREFECEVYVLSKEEGGRHTPFFKGYRPQFYFRTTDVTGDIELNEGVEMVMPGDNTQFRVKLIQPVAMEEGLRFAIREGGRTVGAGVVAKILD, from the coding sequence ATGGCTAAGGAAACGTTCCAGCGCACCAAGCCCCACGTCAACGTCGGCACCATCGGCCACGTCGACCACGGCAAGACCACCCTCACCGCCGCCATCACCAAGGTCCTCGCCGAGGCCCAGGGCGGCACCGCGATGAACTTCGAGGACATCGACAACGCCCCCGAGGAGCGCGAGCGCGGCATCACCATCGCCACGGCCCACGTCGAGTACGAGACCGACAACCGCCACTACGCCCACGTCGACTGCCCCGGCCACGCCGACTACGTCAAGAACATGGTCACGGGCGCGGCCCAGATGGACGGCGCCATCCTCGTGGTCGCCGCCACCGACGGCCCGATGCCGCAGACGCGCGAGCACATCCTCTTGGCCCGCCAGGTCGGCGTGCCGTCGCTGGTCGTGTTCCTGAACAAGGCCGACCTCGTCGACGACGAGGAGCTCCTGGAGCTCGTCGAGATGGAAGTCCGTGAGCTCTTGAGCCAGTACGAGTTCCCGGGCGACGACATCCCGGTGATCCGCGGGTCGGCGCTCGGCGCGCTCAACGGCGAAGACCAATGGGTGGCGACGGTGAACGAGCTCATGGCGTCGGTGGACGACTACATCCCGACGCCGGAGCGCGACGAGGACAAGCCGTTCCTGATGCCGGTGGAGGACGTGTTCTCGATCACAGGCCGCGGGACGGTGGTGACGGGCCGTGCCGAGCGCGGCGTCTTGAAGGTCGGCGAGACGGTCGAGATCGTGGGCATGCAGGAGGAGAAGCTGACGACCACCGTGACGGGGATCGAGATGTTTCGGAAGCTGCTGGACCAGGTGCAGGCGGGCGACAACGCCGGGATCCTGCTGCGCGGCACGAAGAAGGACGAGGTGCAGCGCGGGATGGTGGTGTGCAAGCCTGGAAGCATCAAGCCGCACCGGGAGTTCGAGTGCGAGGTGTACGTCTTGAGCAAAGAGGAGGGGGGGCGCCACACGCCGTTCTTCAAGGGGTACCGTCCGCAGTTCTACTTCCGCACGACGGATGTCACGGGTGATATCGAGCTGAACGAGGGGGTAGAGATGGTGATGCCGGGGGACAACACGCAGTTCCGGGTGAAGCTGATCCAGCCGGTGGCGATGGAGGAGGGGTTGCGGTTTGCGATCCGCGAGGGTGGCCGGACGGTGGGTGCGGGCGTCGTCGCCAAAATCCTCGACTAA
- the fusA gene encoding elongation factor G: MSLTGKSFSLERTRNIGISAHIDAGKTTTTERILYYTGRTHRIGEVHEGGATMDWMEQEKERGITITSAATTAEWKDHRINIIDTPGHVDFTVEVERSLRVLDGAIALFCSVGGVEPQSETVWRQMNKYDVPRIAFVNKMDRTGADFANAVEMMNDRLSANAVPVQIPIGEGDMFRGVIDLIENKAIVWDDSTQGATWDEIDVPEDLKTVARKWRINLLEAVAEHDDDLLMQYLEGEVIAPEDIKRVVREATLSIDITPVFCGSAFKNKGVQRLLDGVIDYLPSPLDVPPLTGNRPRSEEEVTRLPDPDGPLAAIAFKIATDPYVGRLTFARVYSGTLNKGDSLVNATSEKKERAGRLMFMHANTREDVSQVKAGDICAIVGLKNTKTGDTLCDPNDLVVLESMDFPEPVIRIAIEPKTKADIDKLGLGLQKLAEEDPTFKVSSDEETGQTLIAGMGELHLEIIVDRLKREFKVEANVGKPQVAYREAITSSVDHKYTHKKQSGGRGQFAHIEVEFIPTDDGVGFEFIDEIKGGNIPREFIPSVEKGIASALDQGPLAGYPIEGIKARLYDGKYHNVDSDQMSFEIAGRMAFREAARRAKPVIMEPYMDVEVITPEEYMGDVIGDLNSRRGRIESMGQRNDAQVIKAMVPLSEMFGYSTDLRSITQGRALYSMQFDHYEETPKSIAEEIVASKSAMVA, from the coding sequence CGATGGACTGGATGGAGCAGGAAAAGGAGCGCGGCATCACGATCACGTCGGCCGCGACCACCGCTGAGTGGAAGGATCACCGCATCAACATCATCGACACGCCCGGGCACGTCGACTTCACCGTGGAGGTGGAGCGTTCGCTCCGCGTGCTCGACGGCGCGATTGCGCTGTTCTGTTCCGTGGGTGGCGTCGAGCCGCAGTCGGAGACGGTGTGGCGGCAGATGAACAAGTATGATGTGCCGCGCATCGCGTTCGTCAACAAGATGGACCGTACGGGCGCGGACTTCGCGAACGCGGTCGAGATGATGAACGACCGCCTGAGCGCGAACGCCGTCCCGGTCCAGATCCCGATCGGCGAAGGCGACATGTTCCGTGGCGTCATCGACCTCATCGAGAACAAGGCCATCGTCTGGGACGACTCGACGCAGGGCGCGACCTGGGACGAGATTGACGTGCCGGAAGACCTCAAGACAGTCGCCCGCAAGTGGCGCATCAACCTCCTGGAGGCCGTTGCCGAGCACGACGACGACCTGCTGATGCAGTACCTCGAAGGCGAGGTGATCGCCCCCGAGGACATCAAGCGCGTCGTTCGTGAGGCCACGCTGTCGATCGACATTACACCGGTCTTCTGCGGCTCCGCCTTCAAGAACAAGGGCGTGCAGCGCCTGCTCGACGGTGTCATCGACTACCTCCCGAGCCCGCTCGACGTGCCGCCGCTTACGGGCAACCGCCCGCGCAGCGAGGAGGAGGTCACGCGTCTCCCCGACCCCGACGGCCCGCTGGCCGCCATCGCGTTCAAGATCGCGACCGACCCCTACGTCGGCCGTCTGACCTTCGCGCGGGTCTACTCGGGTACGCTCAACAAGGGCGACTCGCTCGTCAACGCGACCTCCGAGAAGAAGGAGCGCGCTGGCCGCCTCATGTTCATGCACGCCAACACGCGTGAGGATGTGAGCCAGGTCAAGGCAGGCGACATCTGCGCCATCGTGGGCCTCAAGAACACCAAGACCGGCGACACGCTCTGCGACCCCAACGACCTCGTCGTGCTGGAGTCGATGGACTTCCCTGAGCCGGTCATCCGCATTGCCATCGAGCCGAAGACCAAGGCCGACATCGACAAGCTCGGTCTCGGTCTTCAGAAGCTTGCCGAGGAGGACCCGACCTTCAAGGTGTCCTCGGACGAGGAGACTGGCCAGACCCTCATCGCAGGGATGGGCGAGCTCCACCTCGAGATCATCGTAGACCGCCTCAAGCGCGAGTTCAAGGTCGAGGCCAACGTCGGCAAGCCGCAAGTAGCCTACCGCGAGGCGATCACCTCGTCGGTGGACCACAAGTACACGCACAAGAAGCAGTCCGGCGGTCGCGGCCAGTTCGCGCACATCGAGGTCGAGTTCATCCCGACCGACGACGGCGTCGGCTTCGAGTTCATCGACGAGATCAAGGGCGGCAACATCCCGCGCGAGTTCATTCCTTCCGTCGAAAAGGGCATCGCCAGCGCCCTCGACCAGGGCCCGCTCGCGGGCTACCCGATCGAAGGCATCAAGGCACGTCTCTACGACGGGAAGTACCACAACGTGGACTCCGACCAGATGTCGTTTGAGATCGCGGGCCGCATGGCCTTCCGCGAAGCCGCTCGCCGTGCGAAGCCGGTCATCATGGAGCCCTACATGGACGTCGAGGTGATTACGCCCGAAGAGTACATGGGCGATGTGATCGGCGACCTCAACTCCCGCCGTGGCCGCATCGAGTCGATGGGCCAGCGCAACGACGCGCAGGTCATCAAGGCGATGGTCCCGCTGAGTGAGATGTTCGGCTACTCGACCGACCTCCGCTCGATCACCCAGGGCCGCGCGCTCTACTCGATGCAGTTCGACCACTACGAGGAGACGCCGAAGTCGATCGCTGAAGAGATCGTCGCCTCCAAATCCGCGATGGTCGCTTAA
- the rplX gene encoding 50S ribosomal protein L24, with amino-acid sequence MPRTKNKQKKLHIKKGDRVVLTKAITSAKSLGRDRAKGYQSRVLAVMPEKEQVIVEGVNVRIRHTKPNQTYPNGGRIEREAPIHVSNVLPVDSDGNATRVGRKRIEDPETGKGRWVRYAKTTGEELDS; translated from the coding sequence ATGCCTCGTACCAAGAACAAGCAGAAGAAGCTCCACATCAAGAAGGGCGATCGGGTCGTGCTGACGAAGGCGATCACCTCCGCAAAGTCGCTCGGTCGCGACCGCGCCAAGGGCTACCAGAGCCGCGTGCTCGCCGTAATGCCCGAGAAGGAGCAGGTGATCGTGGAGGGCGTCAACGTGCGCATCCGCCACACGAAGCCCAACCAGACCTACCCGAACGGCGGCCGCATCGAGCGCGAAGCGCCGATCCATGTCTCCAACGTGCTCCCCGTGGACTCCGACGGCAACGCGACCCGCGTCGGGCGCAAGCGCATCGAAGATCCTGAGACGGGCAAGGGCCGCTGGGTCCGCTACGCCAAGACCACCGGCGAAGAGCTCGACAGCTAA
- the rplW gene encoding 50S ribosomal protein L23, which translates to MANDILIRPLITEKLTRLMEEGHYAFEVKSDANKIEIRKAVEERYPDVDIASVRTMIVRGKRKRQYTRRGLVQGREASYKKAIVTLKSGEIDFFENI; encoded by the coding sequence ATGGCGAACGACATCCTCATCCGCCCGCTCATCACCGAGAAGCTAACCCGCCTCATGGAGGAGGGCCACTACGCCTTCGAGGTCAAGAGCGACGCTAACAAGATCGAAATCCGTAAGGCCGTCGAGGAACGCTATCCCGACGTCGACATCGCGTCGGTCCGCACGATGATCGTGCGCGGCAAGCGCAAGCGGCAGTACACCCGCCGTGGCCTCGTTCAGGGCCGCGAAGCCTCCTACAAGAAGGCCATCGTGACGCTCAAGAGCGGCGAGATCGACTTCTTCGAAAACATCTGA
- the rplV gene encoding 50S ribosomal protein L22, whose translation MQATAKAKHIRISPRKMRIVADVVRGQNVQESLNTLHFMPQKATAFIERTIQSAVANLLDQNRDERIDEEALIVSEIYVDEGPMLKRFQPVSRGRAHPILKRSSHLTVVVALPEDELEEA comes from the coding sequence ATGCAAGCCACAGCCAAAGCCAAGCACATCCGGATCAGCCCGCGCAAGATGCGGATCGTCGCGGACGTCGTCCGGGGCCAAAACGTGCAGGAATCGCTCAACACGCTGCACTTCATGCCGCAGAAGGCCACCGCCTTCATCGAGCGCACCATCCAGTCGGCGGTCGCCAACCTGCTCGACCAGAACCGCGACGAGCGGATCGACGAGGAGGCGCTCATCGTGAGCGAGATCTACGTCGACGAGGGGCCGATGCTCAAGCGGTTCCAGCCGGTATCGCGCGGTCGTGCACACCCGATCCTGAAGCGCTCCAGCCACCTCACGGTCGTCGTGGCGCTCCCCGAAGACGAACTCGAAGAAGCATAA